ATCTTTGTGGCTAAAATTGGGAGTGGCTGGTTTTGCTTTTGGGAACATCATGCTCTTCAGCTTTCCTGATTATCTGGACATGGGGAACAGCGGGCTTGGCGGCCAGTTTCACATTTTCTTTGGCGCACTTAATATCATATTGGCACTACCGGTACTTATCTACAGCAGTAGTGATTATCTGAAATCAGCTTTTGCTGCTCTGAGTCAGCGTGGGGTAAATCTGGACGTTCCCATTTCAATTGGAATTGTGGCTCTATTTGGCAGAAGCGTTTATGAGATTGTTTCCGGAACCGGAACCGGCTATATGGATTCTTTTACCGGACTTATTTTCTTTCTATTGATTGGAAAACTCGTTCAGCAAAAAACCTTTAATCGTCTTTCTTTTGATCGTGATTATAAATCTTATCTGCCAATCGCTGTAAATGTCACAAATGAATACGGCATTGAAAAATCAGTTTCACTTGATAAGCTGATCCCTGGCATGGAGATCAGGCTGAGAAACCAGGAGCTCGTTCCCTGCGAATCTACCCTTCTTTCAGAAAAAGCCTTGGTGGATTACAGTTTTATAACCGGAGAATCGGATCCTGTTGAAGTTACTAAAGGGGATTTAGTTTATGCCGGAGCTAAGCTAAGTGGCACTTCTGCATTGCTCAGAACCGAAGAAGAAGTAGAAAACAGCTACCTGACCAAGCTCTGGAACAATGAGGCGTTCACCAACAACGAGAAAGAGCTCAAACTCACCAGCTTTGCTGATCGAATCAGTCCGTATTTCACGGTGTCTGTTTTAGGGATATCAGCTCTGGCGGGAATGTTCTGGCTTCAGGCGTCAGGAATGGAAATGGCGCTTTCCGTTTTTACAGCTGTTTTGATTATTGCCTGCCCTTGCGCTTTAGCACTTTCTACTCCATTTACTTTGGGTTCCGCTTTGAATGTGCTTTCGATCAATGGGCTTTTTGTCAAAAACCATCTCTTGCTTGAGAATTTATCCAAAGCCACATCTGTAGTATTTGATAAAACCGGGACCCTTACCAATAAAGAAGAAGCAAATATCGAATTTAAAGGTGGAAAGCTTTCTTCAGAAAGAAAAATGCTCCTCTTGTCGGTATGTAAGCAATCGGTTCACCCCATTAGCCGTAAAATTGTGGCATTTTTAGAGGCTGATGTCAATGTCACTAACACGCCGGATAGTTTTTTTGAGGTATCGGGAAAAGGCATTTTCGCTTCTGTGGATGGAAAATTGATCTGTATTGGATCCCGGGAGTTTTTGGCTGAACAAACAGAGGTTGCCGTTACCAAAATCCCAAAAACAAATTTCATTGGTTCGGTCGCTCATGTATCGGTCAATGGGAATTATCTTGGCTATTTTGGAATCAAAGCCGGACTTAGAAGTGGGGTTTCTGAACTTCTGGAAGCGCTGAAAGACCAATTTATGACTTTCCTTATTTCCGGAGATAATGAAACACAAAAAGAAGAATTTGAAGGATACTTTGAACGGCAACAATCACTACTGTTCAATAAATCACCTGAAGAAAAGCTTGAATTCATCAAACAGCTTCAGCAGGAAAATCAAAAAGTAGTAATGATTGGTGACGGGCTTAACGATGCGGGTGCTTTGAAACAAAGTGATTTTGGGATTGCCCTCTCCGACGACATCAGTTCATTTTCTCCGGCTTGTGATGCTATTCTGGAAGGGGATTCACTTAAAAAAATGAAGAACTTCATCAAATTTTCACAGGGAAGCATGAATATCATCATCATGAGTTTTGTGCTTTCACTTTTATATAACACCATTGGGCTGGCCTTTGCCATTACAGGACACCTTTCCCCCTTAGTTGCGGCCATCCTGATGCCATTGAGTTCTATTAGTGTGATGGTATTTACCTTTTTAACCACGCGCTATAAAGCGCAACAACTGGGGCTGGCTATATGGAAGTAATTTATCTGCTTATTGCCTTCAGTTTAATGGTCGCTTTAATCTTCCTGGGATTGTTTTTCTGGGCAGTGAAAAGCGGACAGTTCGACGATCAGTACACACCATCGATGCGTGTACTTTTTGACGATACGAATTCAAACAAAAAAACAACTAACCACAAAAATCGGGATGAGTAATGTCATCATTAGAAACCTTTCATTACGATAACGAAATCGTCCGGAAATTCGGGATAGCCACTATTATCTGGGGCTTAATCGGTTTTATAGTAGGGCTAACCATCGCTCTCAAACTGATCTTTCCTGACTTTCTAGGCTTTATACCGGAACTGTCTTACGGACGACTGCGACCACTGCACACCAATGCTGTGATCTTCGCCTTTGCCGGAAATGCCATATTCTACGGGGTCTATTATTCACTTCCACGGCTTTGTAAGGCCAGTATGTGGAGTGAGAAACTCAGTAATATTCACTTTTGGGGCTGGCAGGCTATTATTGTTTCGGCTGTTTTAACCCTTCCTTTCGGGATTAATACCAGTAAGGAATATGCTGAGCTGGAATGGCCTATTGATATCGCCATCACTCTCATTTGGGTGATCTTCGGTATCAATATGATCATGACCATCATCAAGCGCCGGGAGAAACACCTTTATGTAGCTATTTGGTTCTACATAGCTACGTTCATCACAGTAGCTGTTCTGCATGTGGTTAACTCTTTTGAAATGCCGGCCACCTTACTGAAAAGTTACCCGATTTACGCCGGTGTTCAGGATGCCCTGGTTCAGTGGTGGTATGGTCACAATGCGGTTGCCTTCTTCCTCACCACACCCTTTCTGGGTATTATGTATTACTTCATCCCGAAAGCAGCAAACCGGCCCATATTCTCTTACCGGTTGTCTATCGTTCACTTCTGGTCGCTGATTTTTATTTATATCTGGGCCGGACCTCACCACCTGCTTTATACTGCACTTCCCGGATGGGCTCAGGCTTTGGGTACGGTTTTCAGCTTGATGCTGATTGCACCGAGCTGGGGTGGTATGCTCAACGGTTTACTTACCCTGAGAGGAGCCTGGGATAAGGTTCGAGAAGATCCGGTACTGAAGTTCCTTGTTGTCGGTGTTACCGCTTATGGTATGGTAACTTTTGAAGGCCCAATGCTTTCTATCGCCAACGTGAATGCCATCGCTCACTATTCTGACTATATCATTGGTCACGTACATAACGGTGCGCTATTGTGGAATGGTGGTTTAACCTTCGCGATGCTGTATTACATCACACCGAAGATCTACAAAACTAAGCTCTATTCCGTGAAGCTGGCCAACGTTCACTTCTGGTTTGCTACCATGGGAGCCATTTTCTATGTGATCCCAATGTACTGGGGCGGAATTACTCAAAGTTTAATGTGGAAACAATTCACTGCTGATGGTCTTCTTCAGTATCCAAACTTCCTGGAAACCGTGACTCAGATCATCCCAATGTATGCGCTGCGTGCGGTAGGCGGAACCTTGTTCATTATCGGTGCAGCAATAGGTAGTTATAATATCTTTAAGACTGCCCGACAAGGTTCTCTTGAGAAATCTGAAGTTGATGAAGCTCAGGCAATTATCAACCCTGCAGAAGGACATAAAGAAAGCTGGCATCGTCGACTGGAATCGCGCCCTATACAAATGACTGTATTGGTATTGGTTGTAATTTTGATTGGGGGTGTTGTGGAATACGTACCTACTGCCCTCGTTAAATCGAATGTGCCTACCATTGAAAGCGTGAAACCGTACACACCGCTGGAAATTGAAGGACGCGATATTTACATCGAGGAAGGCTGTAATAACTGTCACTCACAAATGATTCGTCCATTCCGTTCTGAAACTGAGCGCTATGGAGAATATTCTAAAGCCGGTGAGTTCGTTTACGATCACCCATTCCTTTGGGGATCAAAACGGACAGGACCTGACCTTCACCGCATCGGAGGTAAATATCCTGATTCGTGGCACGTTCGCCACATGTACGATCCAACTTCGACTTCTCCCGGTTCTATTATGCCGGCGTATCCATGGCTATTTACTCAAGACATGGACAAGGAAACCATTCCAAAT
The genomic region above belongs to Gracilimonas sp. and contains:
- a CDS encoding heavy metal translocating P-type ATPase metal-binding domain-containing protein, which encodes MGKATATISTDICYHCGEVCLDAVVHFQDKPFCCNGCQTAFQILDENGLCSYYDLETNPGINLKNTKSRTRFDYLEDEEVISRIADFRDQQQLSVSLYIPNIHCTSCVWLLENLQKLDAGVLQTKVNFLKRELDLLIDVEKTSLRNVVEQLTTIGYEPEIRLDKLDSKTSKFHQNRSLWLKLGVAGFAFGNIMLFSFPDYLDMGNSGLGGQFHIFFGALNIILALPVLIYSSSDYLKSAFAALSQRGVNLDVPISIGIVALFGRSVYEIVSGTGTGYMDSFTGLIFFLLIGKLVQQKTFNRLSFDRDYKSYLPIAVNVTNEYGIEKSVSLDKLIPGMEIRLRNQELVPCESTLLSEKALVDYSFITGESDPVEVTKGDLVYAGAKLSGTSALLRTEEEVENSYLTKLWNNEAFTNNEKELKLTSFADRISPYFTVSVLGISALAGMFWLQASGMEMALSVFTAVLIIACPCALALSTPFTLGSALNVLSINGLFVKNHLLLENLSKATSVVFDKTGTLTNKEEANIEFKGGKLSSERKMLLLSVCKQSVHPISRKIVAFLEADVNVTNTPDSFFEVSGKGIFASVDGKLICIGSREFLAEQTEVAVTKIPKTNFIGSVAHVSVNGNYLGYFGIKAGLRSGVSELLEALKDQFMTFLISGDNETQKEEFEGYFERQQSLLFNKSPEEKLEFIKQLQQENQKVVMIGDGLNDAGALKQSDFGIALSDDISSFSPACDAILEGDSLKKMKNFIKFSQGSMNIIIMSFVLSLLYNTIGLAFAITGHLSPLVAAILMPLSSISVMVFTFLTTRYKAQQLGLAIWK
- the ccoS gene encoding cbb3-type cytochrome oxidase assembly protein CcoS, with protein sequence MEVIYLLIAFSLMVALIFLGLFFWAVKSGQFDDQYTPSMRVLFDDTNSNKKTTNHKNRDE
- the ccoN gene encoding cytochrome-c oxidase, cbb3-type subunit I → MSSLETFHYDNEIVRKFGIATIIWGLIGFIVGLTIALKLIFPDFLGFIPELSYGRLRPLHTNAVIFAFAGNAIFYGVYYSLPRLCKASMWSEKLSNIHFWGWQAIIVSAVLTLPFGINTSKEYAELEWPIDIAITLIWVIFGINMIMTIIKRREKHLYVAIWFYIATFITVAVLHVVNSFEMPATLLKSYPIYAGVQDALVQWWYGHNAVAFFLTTPFLGIMYYFIPKAANRPIFSYRLSIVHFWSLIFIYIWAGPHHLLYTALPGWAQALGTVFSLMLIAPSWGGMLNGLLTLRGAWDKVREDPVLKFLVVGVTAYGMVTFEGPMLSIANVNAIAHYSDYIIGHVHNGALLWNGGLTFAMLYYITPKIYKTKLYSVKLANVHFWFATMGAIFYVIPMYWGGITQSLMWKQFTADGLLQYPNFLETVTQIIPMYALRAVGGTLFIIGAAIGSYNIFKTARQGSLEKSEVDEAQAIINPAEGHKESWHRRLESRPIQMTVLVLVVILIGGVVEYVPTALVKSNVPTIESVKPYTPLEIEGRDIYIEEGCNNCHSQMIRPFRSETERYGEYSKAGEFVYDHPFLWGSKRTGPDLHRIGGKYPDSWHVRHMYDPTSTSPGSIMPAYPWLFTQDMDKETIPNRINALRSVGVPYVEGYEDIAIRDLEAQAEAITQGLKDNGFDQIDGIQITSDKEIIAIIAYMQRLGIDIRGEENPWEALPSSDRIQANFKPQQEE